ATATTATAAAAGATATAGCTGAAACTAAAGAAGTGAGGTATATACCAGATTTTTCTACTCCCTTAGGTGCTGTGGTAATAGCAGAAAGGATATCTCCATTTCCAGCTACTAATATAATTGGAAGTATAAGTATAGATATCATAAAAGCCATCTTTAAGAAAAATCCCTGTATACCAAAACAAACTCCCTCTATTCTATTTCCATTCTCTTCACTTATCTTGCTACCTATTTCACTGAGCATAGCTGGTGGGAAGATAAAAGCTGAACCAGCAACAGGTATACCAATTAAAGCAAAAAGTGGATATCCCATAGAAACTGGAATGATTTTTCCTAATTGGAATAGGCAGAGAGTGAAAAATGTAAGCATAGCTAGACAAGCTAACATAATTTTTCTATAGCCATATTTTTTAGAAAGCTTATTTGTTGGATAGAAAAATAGAGCTGACATTCCAAAGAGAAGAGCTGATGCAATAGTGATAGCTCCTTTTCCCATTCCCATAATATCCTCTATAAAGTAGTTCATTATAGCTCTTAGATTATTAAAACCTATAAAGAAAAATAGAAGTCCAAAAAGATAGTTGATAAAAGCTTTATTTTTAAAAACTATCCTCATAGTATCTCTAAAATTAGCTTGAGAAGTTTTACCAAGAGAGTATTTTTTCTCAGGAACTAAAAATACAGTGATAAGTCCACCAATAATAACTAACACACATAGAGAGATAACCATACCTCTTACACCTACAAGAGTATCCCCCTTACCTATCATTCCTATTAATGCTCCAGGAATAATCATAGCGATAGCTGTATAAACTAATCTAAAAACTGATTGCCAAGTAGAAAGATTTAATCTCTCTTCAGTTGTCTGCCCTATCTCTGGGATAAGAGAGTTGTAAGGGGCTCCTACTATTGTATAAAAAGTAAAGAACATAGAACCAACTATAGCTAGATAGATAAAAGCTAATTTTTCATTATTCATAGGTGGATAGAAAAAAGCAATAGTAAATAGTGCTAATGGAATAATTCCCACAGCTATAAAAGGAATACGCCTACCCCATCTCGTATTTACTTTATCAGATAAAAATCCTACTACTGGGTCAGTTACCATATCTACAAATCTTGAAATAACTAGAGCTAGTGAGATAAGAAGTGGAGCCATTACAGGCTTTAGTCCTGAACTCTCTGGTGGTAGATAAAAATATAGTATCCATTGAGCAAATATCTGGTCAACAATGGCATAGCTTACCCCTAATCCATAAAAAATCTGTATACTTGTAGGTAATCTTTTACTCATTAGTTTCCTCCTTTAAAATTATTGGGGACTTATAGTCCTTGTAATTATTTATAAGTCTATATATTTTTGAGCTTTCTTCGTTGAACTCTATTAGAGAGCAAACCTCTGGAGAAAAAATCTCATTCATTTTTTTGTAAGAGGTGATAATCTTACTGTTTTCAAATTTCTTTAGATAACTTAGATACTCTCTTCCCTTAGAATTAAATCCTAGTACTCTCACATAGGGGATAGATTTTTTTACCTCTTCAGTGATAGAGTTAGTAAGTCCTAAAAGTGTATGAGTTAGTACCCTTTGTACTCTTCCCATAGTGTATCTTCTATTGCTAATAGCTTGAAAAAAATCTTTATAGTCAGAAAATTTTACAGCTCCTTCATAGAGCCTATTTTCAAAACCAATCTCCATATCCTGTATATCAGATAGTTTTTTAGAGTTTTTAATTAACTCATATCTAATAAGAGAGTAAAAATCTTCCATATATGTAAAGTTATCATAATCTTTTAAAATATTATAACTTTCCTTTGTAACAATATTTTTAATCTCTTCATTTTTTTTAAGATGCTCTCTAATCTTTGTAGCACTTGCAAAATCTCCTACAATATTTGTATCGTGATACCCTACCTTTTCTCTTTTTAGAGTCATAGGTGTTATGGAACTTTTCCAATATTTGATGGCTTTTATGTATTCAAGTCCTAAGATATCGTTGGAGTTAAGTTCACTCTCTCCTAAAATCTCTTTCATAGTTAGACTATGTGCAGTGGGATATGAATGTCCCTCTTTTAATCTCTCTTTTAATTTTATTTTAAACTCATCACTTTCTTGAAGTGTAGATATTCTTTTTAACTCTTCAATCTCTCCTCTCTCTGAACCAAATATCATAGAGTTACATCTTAATTCTTCTAAAATTCCAACAGCTCCTTTAGCAAAAATCTCTGCACTTTGTGAAGAATAAAAAACAGGTAACTCTACTACTATATCTATTCCATTAGCTAAAGCCATCTTAGCCTTTGTCCACCTATCAACTATTGAAGGCTCTCCTCTTTGAACAAAATCTCCACTCATAACAGCTATGATGATAGAGTCAGGATTCAGTTCTTTAGCTTTTTGTAGATGGTATCTGTGTCCATTGTGAAAAGGATTGTATTCCACTACTATTCCTGTGGCTTTCATCTTCTCTCCTTTCTTTGATTTTATTTTCATATTATATCATATTTTATTTAGAAATTTATATAAAAATAAGGAGAGGGCAAACCTCTCCTTAGATTATTTTACTAAGTTTCTAATCCATTTACCAGAGATTAATCTAGGTAGAGTAGCTATCATTTTAAAAGGTTCTTCCATACAAACAAAGAAATAAACAGTTGTGATAGGATATTTAAAATATGTAGCTCCCAAAAAAGATAGAGGTACTCCTATTCCCCATACAGCTATTAGCTCAACAATAATAGCATACAATACATCTCCACCACCACGTAATACTCCAAGTATTTGTACAGCTCCAAAAAATCTTACTGGTACAAATACTGACATTATTTTAAGAACAGTTATAACATTAGCTTTTGTTTCTGGAGTAATCTTAAATAAAAGAACAATAAATGGAGATAGAAGATAGAAAAATATTCCAACAATAATTCCAAGGAAAACTCCAAAGATATTTATCTTAATAGCAGCTTCCTTAGCTTCACTCTCTTTTCCAGCTCCAATTTTATTCCCTATGACTATACTAGTGGCAATAGCAATACCAATAGCAAAGATATTAAAGGTATTGTTAATAGTATTGGCTATCTGCATAGTAGCAGTGGCATTAGTTCCAAGTTTAGAGTAAGCTATAAAATATACAGTAATTCCTCCTATCCACATTACATCATTAAATACAACAGGAGTAGCAGTTTTGATAAATTTATTGATTAAATCTCTTGTAAAAGTAAACATCTCACTAACTTTACCAGCTATAATATTTTTATCTCTGATATATATAGTGTGTAGTATAAAGCTCATCTCCATAAGTCTAGCTACAGTAGTTCCAAGGGCAGCACCAGTTACTCCAAGAGCTGGGGCACCGAATTTTCCAAAGATAAGTATGTAGTTTAAAATTCCATTGAAAATTAGTCCAATCAAACTAGCGTACATAGGTATTTTTGTATAACCAGCACTTCTTAGAGCCATAGCAAAAGAGAGAGATATACTTGTAAAAATATAACTAGGTGCCACAGCAGCTAGATAATCTTTTCCTAAATCAGAAACAATTTTTTCTTGAGTAAATATTCCCATAATATTTTCAGCAAAGAAGACTCCACCTATAACAAATAAGATAGCTGTAATAAGGGAGAAAAGAAGAGATATTCCCATAAATTTATAGATACTTTTTATATCTTTTTTACCCCAATATTGAGCCATAAATATTCCAGCTCCCATAACTATACCATTAGTAGCATTGTAGTAAAGCATATAATATTGGTTGGCTATCCCTGTTGAAGCGATAGCGTTTTCTCCAAGACTACCTATCATCAAGTTATCAAGTAAGTTTAATGATGCTCCAATAAGGTTTTGTAAAATAATTGGAATAGCTAAGATTAAAAGATTTTTAAAAAATTCTCTGTCTTTCTTAAAATTAATTAACATAAATCCTCCTACAAAAAAATAAAAGCAGGTGGGTTATCAGCCGCCCATCTGCTTTTTTATATATTTTATTCCTTTGTTATTATACTATTTTATTCTTTTTCTGTCAATTTTGATTATTTTAATAATTCTTTTCCTTTATTTACATATTCATTCATAATATCTCTAGGAACCATATTTCCACCAGTTGCCCAAGCTATATGAGTGATATTTTCTTTTTTGATATTGTGGGCTTTCAAATAACTCTCTCCAACCTTATCTTTTTCAATGAGTTCTATTCCCTTTACCCCAGCTAAAGCACTAGGCTCAAGGTAAATATTTTCTAAATCTGCCATTTGAGCTAGATATATATACATTTGCTCATCGCTTAAAGTATAAGAACCAGATACAATATTTTCTACACATCTACCTACAAAACTAGATGCTCTACCTACGGCAAGTCCATCAGCAGCAGTTTTATTATCTATTCCAAAATCTTGTACACAAACTTTATCGTGTAGCTTAGTAGCAAGTCCAAGAGTCATACAAGGAGAGTGAGTTGGCTCAGCAAAAAAGCAGTGGACACTATCTCCAAAAATAGATTTTAGACCAAACATAACTCCACCAGGACCTCCTCCTACTCCACAAGGAAGATAAACAAATAGAGGATTTTCCTTAGTGATTACTATATTTTTTTCCTCTAGCTGTTTTTTTAGACGAAGAGCAGCTACTGTATAACCTAAGAAAAGAGTTTTAGAATTTTCATCATCTATAAAATGACAATTTTTATCAAGACTAGCTTGTTTACGTCCCTCTTCAACAGCCTTGCTATAATCCTCTTTATATTCAATAACATTGACACCTTTACTTCTAAGCATATCTTTTTTCCATTGTCTAGCATCTGCTGACATATGAACTGTTACTTTAAATCCTAGCTTAGCTCCCATTATTCCAATAGATAATCCAAGATTTCCAGTAGAACCAACTGCTATTGAGTATTGAGAAAAAATCTTTCTAAAATCTTCACTATCTAAAATCTCATAATTATCTGTAATCTTTAATTTTCCACTTTTGATAGCTACATCTTCAGCAAATTTTAGTACTTCATAGATTCCCCCTCTAGCTTTTATTGAACCAGAGATAGGAAGATGACTATCACATTTTAAATATACTTCTCCCTCTACATCTAAAAGATTTTTCATCTTATCAATTTTTACTAAAGGAGATTCAATTATTCCCTTACTTATTTTTGTTTCTGGAAAAACTTTTTCTATATATGAGGAAAATCTCTCAAGTCTTTCACTAGCATCAACTATCTCATCAAAAGAGATTACAGATTTTTTTAATACCTCTTCTGTTGATAGAAGATTTTCGTTTAACCAAAATACATCTTCTAAGTTACACATTTTTTCAATTATTGGAAACTCTTCTTTCCACTCTTTTATCTCTTTACCTAATACCATCATCACACCTACTTAATTATAAATTAATTTTATTAATTATATATTAATTTAAAATTACTAAAATGTCAATACTGAAAATAATTTAAGAATTAAAAACTAGGTGGATTGATAGCAAAGATAACTTTTACTTCATCTTTCTCTTCATTTATCCATCTATGTTCAGTAAGAGCAGGAATTCTAATACTATCTCCCTCATTTAAAATATACTCTCTACTTCCAATTGCTATTTTAACTTTCCCTTTTAAGATAAAAGCTACCTCTTCTCCCGAATGACTCTGTCCTATCTCTTCAGTGAAAGAGTAACTAGGGATATTCATCATACAAAATTCAATACTTCCTTTAGTATCAGGAGTTAAGAGCTCATATCTCACTTCATTATTTTCTGGAAGTCCAATAGATTTTCTACTATTAGCTCTGACTACTAACTCTTCATTATTTTCCTCTTTGAAAAACATAAATAGAGGGACATCTAAAGCTTTTGATATAGCTCTAAGAGTAGCAATAGATGGATTAACTAAATCTCTTTCTATCTGACTTAACATAGAAGATGTCATTCCAATTTTTTCAGATAACTCTTTTATTGTAAGTTTTTTATTTAATCTATAGTTTTGAATTTTTTTTCCTAAACCTAAATCTAAGATATCGTTCTTCATAAAATTTCCTTTCAATAAATATTTTAATTTTATTATATCATCTTTGAAAAAAAATACAAAAAATAAAAATAGCAGAATTTTCATCTGCTATTTTTACTCTATATAAAATATTTTGGGGAAAGATTTATTATGTATTAATGATACCATATGATTATGACAAAAATATTACAAAGATAAAAAATTATTGACTAATAAAAATTAATTGATTTAATCTATTATTTGTTCTTTTTTTATGATAAAATTAAATAAAAAAATGCTTTGTAAATCCAATTATTTTAGGAGGAGAGATGTTTAAATATTTTAAACCTTATATCCCAAGAGGAATAATAGCAGCCCTCTTTAAGATGGGAGAGTCCTTTGCAGATTTGACACTTCCACTTATAATGGCTAAGGTAATAGATATTGGGGTTTCTAATAAAGATTTTGAATATATTCTTTCTATGGGAGGAAAGATGATTTTAGTAGCTGGAGCTGGATATCTTTCAGCTATTTTGTCTAATTATTTTTCATCTAGAACCTCTCAAGAGTTTGGAGCAAATTTAAGAGAAAGTATATTTACAAAGATTCAGCACTTTACATTTAACCAACTGAATAAATTTTCACAAGCCTCTTTGATAACGAGAATAACCAAAGATGTAGACCAAGTTACTAATATGTTTTTGATGTGTATAAGAATGGTGTTGAGAGGGCTTACTACGGGAATAGGAGCAGTAATTATGGCTATAATTATCAATCCAACACTTTCTATTATTTTTATAATAATAACACCGCTTATAATCTATTCAACTCTTTACTATATGAAAAAATCTTTTGGGCTTTTTGATTTGGTACAAAAAAAATTAGATAATTTGACATTGATACTTAGAGAAAATTTATCAGGAATTAGAGTAGTGAGAGCTCTTTCTAAAGAAAAGATAGAAGAGAGTAGATTTGACAAAAAAAATGATGAATTGAAAGAACAAAGTATAAAAGCTGAGAGTCTTATGATAAGTAAGCTTCCTTTTATAACATTGATTATGAATTTAGGTGTAGTAGCAGTGCTTTGGTTTGGTGGAATAAATGTACACTATGGAAATATGCACTTAGGAGAGATAGTTGCCTTTATCAATTATCTCAATATGATACTATTTGCAATGAATGCTCTTTCATTTTTATTTACTCTTTATAGTAAAACTAGTATCTCATATAAAAGAATAAAGGAGATAGTAGGAGAAAATATAGAGGTAGTAGAGCAGGAGGAATTTGAAAAAAATCTCTCAGATAATATTTTAGAATTTAATCATGTGTATTTTTCCTATGATAAAAGTGATAGATATGTACTAGAGGATATAGATTTTAAAATTAAAAGAGGTGAGAGTATAGGAGTAATAGGTGGAATTGGTTCTGGAAAATCTACACTGGTTTCTCTTATCCCAAGATTTTTTGATGTGGTAAAGGGAGAGATAAAAATTGATGGAGTAAATATTAAGAGATATCAAGAGAGTGAACTAAGAGGAAAGATTGGACTAGTTTTGCAAAAAGCTTTTCTTTTTTCTCAAAGTATAAGAGAGAATATAATGTGGGGTAATCAATATGCTACTCAAGAAGATATAGAGTTAGTAGCACATATCTCACAAGGAAAAGAGTTTATAGAAAAATTTCCAGAAAAATATGAAACGGAATTGATTAAGGGTGGGAATAATCTTTCTGGAGGACAAAAACAGAGAGTTTCCATTGCAAGAACACTACTAAAACAACCAGAGATACTCATTTTTGATGATAGTTTTAGTGCATTAGATTTTATTACTGAGCATAAGCTAAAAGAGGAATTAAAAACCTATATGAAAACAGTTACAACTATAACTATATCTCCTAAAATATCCTCTCTTATTAAGATGGATAGAATAATAGTGATGGATAATGGAAAGATAGCAGGATTCGATACCCATGAAAATCTTATAAAAAATTGTAGTGTATATAGAGAGATTTGTGAATCACAAGAGATATGTACAACAGAGGTGTGTAACTATGAATAAGAGTATATTAAAGAAATTGACTCCATATCTTTACCAGTATAGATATAAATTTTTATTTTTAATATTCTTAGCCATAATAGGAAATATTTTGACTTTGATAGGACCATATCTAGTGGGGAAAGCTGTCAATGTTATCCATATAGATATGAGCAAGGAAAACTTTATATATTTAGCTGGGATATCAGTGGCTTTACTTTTTACATATATCTCTGGAGCATTTCTCTCTTTAATACAGAATATCAAAATGAATAAGATATCTCAAGAGATAGTAAATGTGATGAGAAAAAATGCCTTTAATAAGATACATAAGTTTCCACTTAAAGTATTTAATAGTATGGCACAGGGAAATATTTTAACTATTCTTATAAATGATATAGATAATATCAGTAGTTCTTTATCTCAAATAGGAACAAGAATAGTAGTAAATATCTTAACTATATCTACAGCTCTAGGAATTATGATATACATAAGTCCATCTCTTACAATAATACAACTAGCTCTTGTATCTGTTACTGGATTATTTTTAAAAGGGATAACTAAGAAAAGCAAGGAGAAAAGAAGAGTTCAACAGAGATATTTAGGGAAATTAAATAGTTATGTAGATGAGATACTCACAGGACAAGCAGAGGTAAAATCATTTTCCTATGAAGAAAGAGCTATTGAAAAATTTAAAAAGCTCAATGATGATTATCGTGAAACTGCTATAAAAACTCTATTTTTTTCAGGATTTAATTTTCCAACTTTGAACTTTATAAATAATATAGGGTACTCTTTGATAATTTTTACAGGAGCTATATTTATGTTAAAGGGAAAAATTAATTTAGGGGAACTATCTAGTTTTATTATTTATTCCAAACTTTTTAATAGACCTATTGCAAGTATATCAGAAGCATATAATATTATCCAAGCTGTTATAGTTAGTTCAGAGAGATTTTTTTCTTTTATGGAATTAGAAGAGGATAGTATAGGTGGAGAAAAGGAATTAATTCCAGAAAAAATAAGAGGAGAGATAGAATTTAGAGATGTAAATTTCTCATATGATGATGAGGTAAGTGTATTAAAAAATCTTTCTTTTAAAGCGGGAGCTGGAAAAGTTGTAGCAATAGTTGGACCAACTGGTGGAGGAAAAACTACAATAGTAAATCTACTTATGAAATTTTATGATATATCTTCAGGAGAGATACTTCTTGATGGAATCAATATTGATGAATATAAAAAATCTGATATAAGAAAATTATTTGGAATGGTTTTACAAGATAGTTGGCTATTTACAGGGACAATTGAGGAAAATATTAGATATGGAAATGAAAATATTACCCATGAAGATATAATAAATAGTGCAAAGCTTGCTTGTGCTCATGATTTTATTAGTAAATTACCTATGGGATATGATACAATAATAAGTGAAGATAACATGGTATTATCTCAGGGGCAAAAACAACTTATTACTATTGCTAGAATAATTGCATCGAATCCTAAATTTTTAATTTTAGACGAGGCTACAAGTGGAGTAGATACTAGAACAGAATTAAGATTGCAAAAAGCTATTTCCAATATAACTAAAAATAGAACAAGTTTTGTAATTGCTCATAGACTTTCTACCATAAAAAACGCAGATTTAATATTAGTATTGAAAGATGGAGCTATAATTGAGAAAGGTACTCATAAAGAGTTGATGGAGCTAGGGGGATTCTATCAAACTATGTACAATACTCAATATGCTTTATAGGGGGGATTTTTTTGTTACTAAAAAAAATAAATATTTATAATCCTTTAACTAGAAAAGGATTTACACAGGATGTTTCATTGATAATGGAACCAGCTATCGAAGCTATGTATTTGGAATTAAAAAATAATCATGAAGCTCTGTTCAAACATAAGGAACTATTATCTTTAAGTCCTGTGGGAATGAAAAATTTTAGCATGGAGATAACAGGATATGAGGGAACAGCTCTTTATAAAATTTTTCATGAAGAGGATTTGGTAGTATTAGGGGAAGTATTTACTAATGATGAGGAAGTAAAGAAATTTTCTCAAGATTTAGCACCTGAATTGGCAGAAGCTTATAGTAATATACCAGCAGCTCCTGTATCTACTATAATTTTTGCTAGAGATTTCTATAAAATTAATAGAATTATGCAAGAAACAGTATTTTCTTTTTGTAGATTATTAGGTTTTTCTGCTGTGAGAGTTTTAGCAGACCATAAATAAAAATTAAAATAATTTAAGAATGACTTTCGTTCAAAGAATAAAGAGCAAGTATGGCTTCCAAAATTCTAAGAGCTTTAGCTCTCTAAGAATTTTGAGACACAGAAAGCAAAGCTTTCAGTGTTTCCTTAATGTAACACAGAAAATAAATTTCTGTGTCTCAATAGTAGTAGTCGTTAAAACTCCTCTACTATTGGAAAACTCGTTTCACTCAAACAGTTGTGTTTTTTAGCGTTTGCTTTCGCTGACTTGCTCTATTTATTCTCTTCAATCTTCATCATTCTTAAATTTTATTTTTGATTTCAATTTAAAAATTTGTAAGAAATTTTTATTTTTAAGCTTTAATAATATTTCTTTTTACAAAAATCATCATTTTAATAAATATTCCAGTTATTAGTATAGTTGCTAAAGTAGCAGCTACACAAGCAAATGTGTACCAAAATTCTCCCTTACCTAAATCAAAAGCTTTAATGTAGTTAGAATATTTTAATATAGCTGTTGAACTAATAGCTAATGGGAAAGTAAATGAAGCATATACTGGAGTAAAACTGATTTTAAATATTCTAAACATAGCTATATATATAAGTGCTGTCATAAATAATCCCAATGGGAAAAGAAAATTAATTATAACTGGATTAGGGTTACTAAAAGCTACTAAGTATCCAGCTAAACAAAGATTAGGTGGAGCAGCCATAATAGCAAATGTTGGTAATCTAGTATCATCTATTCTTTCAACAAAGATTATTCTATAAAGCATCATTGGTAGCATTATGATATAGAAGATAAATCCTATGTAGAAAAGTGCATGTGATAGATGAGGCATTCCCATTAGTGTAGAATCAACACAAGCTACAACTATTCCAATAGGAGGAACAAACCAACTAGGTACCATATGGTGTATATCCCAAGAATTAAATCTATGATAGATAAAAGATACTGCGAAGATAAAATGTAATACTATACATAAAAGCCATAATCCTTTACCTAAAGTAGCAGAGAATCCATATAGGATAACAGAAAAATTCATAAGTGCCATATCTAATGTAGGAATAAAACTTCCTAATGTTGGGTGTTTTAATTCCTCTTTAAAAACTTCAAAATGTAAAATATTTTTTATAATAATAGGTAACAATAACATAAGAGATATAAAATTACCAACATATAGAAAAATAGGTGATAAAATAACTGCTAATACTCCACTTACTCCAGATACTCCAAGAGCTAGTCCTGTAAATGCAACTGGTAAAGATTTGAAAAGCTCTTTAAAAGATTTCATATTTATCCTCTCCTTTATAATAAATATATAAATAACTATTCTTGTTTACAAAATAATTATAATATTTTTTTATATAAAAGTCCAGATAAATATTAGTAAAATTTATAATTCTTTATTTTGTAATAATAAAAAATTATTATAGATAAAAGGAGAAATATTTTAATATAATAAAAATCAAGAATAATTTTAACTTTAAAGAATAAAAATCATTCTTGATTTATTTTAGTTTATTATAAATATTTAAATTGTAATAATTTTTTTCTCTTTAATAAAACTTAGATTTTCCAAATTTTACAGCTCTACTTTTAAAAGGAAAATAGATAAGGTAAGTGAGGATAATATATATTAATTCTACTACAACAATATAATAAGGCCATTCTCCGAAATAATTTATAGGAGATGAAAAATCAGGGACTCTATTGACATATAGATAATTAGTACCTAAAGAATCATTTAGAAAATATACTCCTAAACATATTAAGTTGATTACGAAAAATGCTATAAAATATCCCCAAAGTGTTGGACGAAATTTAAAAAAGATATAAGCATAAACTACAGCAAATAATATATAGAAATGAGTTGTAAAAAAACTCAAAGTCATAAAATTAGGGAAAGAATACTTTACATCAGGAGTAGCAATAGCAAAAATAGCTCCTAAGCTCCAATAAAAACATAGTTGAAATAGTGTCTTTGAACCACTTAACATCATTATAATAACAAATATTAAAGTGATATTACATAGATGAAGTGGTAAAAGCTGAAAAATCTCTTCATTATTGTAGAGATGTCTGTATGTTAATTCAGCTAATTTTAAAATAAAAATAGTTATTGCTGAGATCTTTGCAAAATATCTTTTATTGAAGAAATTAGCTATGAATAGTAAAAAAGTAAAAAATAAAATATTAGAAATAATTAAAATAAAATGTTCATTACTAAAAAGTTTAAAAGTTTCCATAGTCCCACTCCTTATTTATGAAATCCTAAATCAGCTGGATTATAATCTCCAGATACATATTCTACACTTCCGCCAGAAAGTTCAAATTTTTTTCTAGCCTCCACCACTTTTAAAATTAATTCAATAGTTTCAGAAGGGAGATTATCTTTTTTGAAAATCCCTTTAGACCAAAAATATAGAACTAAGTTACTATCCCCATAAATATGTTTATAATTTCCTTTAGTAGCAATATCAATAGCTAATAAAAGTCCAAGTAACTCTCCAAAATTATTTGTTTTTTCCTTTCCTAAGTGAATATTTCCAAATTCATTTGGAATATAACCATAGGAATTAAAGTGAGTAAGAGAGTTTCCTTTCTCATCAGTAATTCTGGTTTCAACTCCTATTCCTCTACCAGTTCCTGCATCAAAATATATTCCCATTGGAAGATTTTCTTGAATTTCCTTTTTTATCTCAGCTTTTTTTTCATAGTTAGCCCCTGCACCTAGCCAAGTTTCACACTCTTTTCTTGTGGGAAATGATTTATATCTAGCTTTTTTTCCGTTGACTAAAGTTTTACATTCGTCCCAAGTTTCTACAATACCAGAAATATTTTCTTTTTCTAAAAAGTATGCATAAAATTTTTTTGCCACAATTTTCCTCCACAAATTCCTTTATAGAGATATATTACCTCATAAAATAAAAATTTACAAATGTTTTTAAAATATATTCAAAAAATAGTTGCACAATTATAAGAATTATGGTAAAATAATTCCGATATTAAGAAAAATTTTTGTAGGAAGGTGAAAATATGAAAAACGGAATTCATCCACAATATAATGTTGTAACTGTTGAGTGTACTTGTGGAGAAAAATTTGAAACAAGATCAACATATGCTAAAGGAAGCGAACTTAAAGTAGCTGTATGTTCAAAATGCCACCCATTCTATACTGGAAAGGCTAAATTCATCGATGCTGCTGGAAGAGTTGACAAATTCAACAAAAAATATAGCATTAACAAATAGTAGAAATATTATAAAAAAAGAAAAGCAGGAGGAGAGAATCCTCCTGCTTTTTTAAAAATAAAAAATAGGGAGAAGTTCATGAAAATATACAAAAAATTATTGAGTATAATATTTTTAATATTATCATTTAATTTGTTAGCTCAAGAAAAAGTATATAAGATAGCAACAGACATAAATTTTCCACCATTTCAATATAGAAATAGTAAGAATGAACTTATAGGAATAGATATAGAGTTATTAGAAGCAATAGCAAAAAATCAGAATTTTAAATATGAAATTTTA
This DNA window, taken from Fusobacterium mortiferum ATCC 9817, encodes the following:
- a CDS encoding MFS transporter — protein: MSKRLPTSIQIFYGLGVSYAIVDQIFAQWILYFYLPPESSGLKPVMAPLLISLALVISRFVDMVTDPVVGFLSDKVNTRWGRRIPFIAVGIIPLALFTIAFFYPPMNNEKLAFIYLAIVGSMFFTFYTIVGAPYNSLIPEIGQTTEERLNLSTWQSVFRLVYTAIAMIIPGALIGMIGKGDTLVGVRGMVISLCVLVIIGGLITVFLVPEKKYSLGKTSQANFRDTMRIVFKNKAFINYLFGLLFFFIGFNNLRAIMNYFIEDIMGMGKGAITIASALLFGMSALFFYPTNKLSKKYGYRKIMLACLAMLTFFTLCLFQLGKIIPVSMGYPLFALIGIPVAGSAFIFPPAMLSEIGSKISEENGNRIEGVCFGIQGFFLKMAFMISILILPIILVAGNGDILSAITTAPKGVEKSGIYLTSLVSAISFIISFFFYYRYEE
- a CDS encoding nucleotidyltransferase produces the protein MKATGIVVEYNPFHNGHRYHLQKAKELNPDSIIIAVMSGDFVQRGEPSIVDRWTKAKMALANGIDIVVELPVFYSSQSAEIFAKGAVGILEELRCNSMIFGSERGEIEELKRISTLQESDEFKIKLKERLKEGHSYPTAHSLTMKEILGESELNSNDILGLEYIKAIKYWKSSITPMTLKREKVGYHDTNIVGDFASATKIREHLKKNEEIKNIVTKESYNILKDYDNFTYMEDFYSLIRYELIKNSKKLSDIQDMEIGFENRLYEGAVKFSDYKDFFQAISNRRYTMGRVQRVLTHTLLGLTNSITEEVKKSIPYVRVLGFNSKGREYLSYLKKFENSKIITSYKKMNEIFSPEVCSLIEFNEESSKIYRLINNYKDYKSPIILKEETNE
- a CDS encoding MATE family efflux transporter, which codes for MLINFKKDREFFKNLLILAIPIILQNLIGASLNLLDNLMIGSLGENAIASTGIANQYYMLYYNATNGIVMGAGIFMAQYWGKKDIKSIYKFMGISLLFSLITAILFVIGGVFFAENIMGIFTQEKIVSDLGKDYLAAVAPSYIFTSISLSFAMALRSAGYTKIPMYASLIGLIFNGILNYILIFGKFGAPALGVTGAALGTTVARLMEMSFILHTIYIRDKNIIAGKVSEMFTFTRDLINKFIKTATPVVFNDVMWIGGITVYFIAYSKLGTNATATMQIANTINNTFNIFAIGIAIATSIVIGNKIGAGKESEAKEAAIKINIFGVFLGIIVGIFFYLLSPFIVLLFKITPETKANVITVLKIMSVFVPVRFFGAVQILGVLRGGGDVLYAIIVELIAVWGIGVPLSFLGATYFKYPITTVYFFVCMEEPFKMIATLPRLISGKWIRNLVK
- a CDS encoding D-serine ammonia-lyase; the encoded protein is MVLGKEIKEWKEEFPIIEKMCNLEDVFWLNENLLSTEEVLKKSVISFDEIVDASERLERFSSYIEKVFPETKISKGIIESPLVKIDKMKNLLDVEGEVYLKCDSHLPISGSIKARGGIYEVLKFAEDVAIKSGKLKITDNYEILDSEDFRKIFSQYSIAVGSTGNLGLSIGIMGAKLGFKVTVHMSADARQWKKDMLRSKGVNVIEYKEDYSKAVEEGRKQASLDKNCHFIDDENSKTLFLGYTVAALRLKKQLEEKNIVITKENPLFVYLPCGVGGGPGGVMFGLKSIFGDSVHCFFAEPTHSPCMTLGLATKLHDKVCVQDFGIDNKTAADGLAVGRASSFVGRCVENIVSGSYTLSDEQMYIYLAQMADLENIYLEPSALAGVKGIELIEKDKVGESYLKAHNIKKENITHIAWATGGNMVPRDIMNEYVNKGKELLK
- a CDS encoding helix-turn-helix domain-containing protein, which codes for MKNDILDLGLGKKIQNYRLNKKLTIKELSEKIGMTSSMLSQIERDLVNPSIATLRAISKALDVPLFMFFKEENNEELVVRANSRKSIGLPENNEVRYELLTPDTKGSIEFCMMNIPSYSFTEEIGQSHSGEEVAFILKGKVKIAIGSREYILNEGDSIRIPALTEHRWINEEKDEVKVIFAINPPSF